The following are from one region of the Takifugu rubripes chromosome 12, fTakRub1.2, whole genome shotgun sequence genome:
- the smim12 gene encoding small integral membrane protein 12, which translates to MWPVLFTALRTYAPYVTFPVAFVVGAVGYHLEWFVRGTPKAREEISILERREDRKLEEQAGMDGTQVLSLKEKLEFTPKAALNRNRSERN; encoded by the coding sequence AGGACCTATGCCCCGTATGTCACCTTCCCAGTGGCCTTTGTGGTGGGAGCAGTGGGCTATCACCTGGAGTGGTTTGTCCGGGGGACTCCTAAAGCTCGGGAAGAGATAAGCATTCTGGAGCGACGGGAAGACAGGAAACTGGAGGAGCAAGCAGGCATGGACGGCACCCAGGTGCTTAGCCTGAAAGAAAAACTTGAGTTCACCCCCAAAGCGGCCCTGAACAGGAACCGCTCTGAAAGAAACTAA
- the gja4 gene encoding gap junction alpha-4 protein, whose amino-acid sequence MSRGDWSFLENLLEEGQEYSTGIGRVWLTVLFLFRMLVLGASAESAWDDEQANFICNTHQPGCTNVCYDKAFPISHFRYFVLQIIFVSTPTIFYFGYVALRVRKINKDVEGSSDEGQRGGMAKETDSNSATKRSSEKKLEEVRKSRKADKELPEAPKLKGRLLCAYTLSILLKVLLEGGFMTGLYFLYNGFYIAAKFECQRNPCPHTVDCFVSRPTEKTIFVLYTQVISGVSLLLNLVELLHLLQLAVAHRLEKSHGHRGVYLPPAEQATVEAARIQMEVLQSSKAGSNGDLPTRHEVGRHTNPCESSGEPGIEVNRGPGEPGDDLLPSYVTCVEATRAMLSPRVHYKKNTVQSPKSTKAAQKGHSKQKHYV is encoded by the coding sequence ATGTCAAGAGGTGATTGGTCCTTCCTGGAgaacctgctggaggagggcCAGGAGTACTCTACGGGCATCGGCCGCGTATGGCTCACGGTGCTCTTCCTGTTTCGCATGCTCGTGCTGGGGGCATCGGCAGAGTCCGCCTGGGATGACGAGCAAGCCAATTTCATCTGCAACACGCATCAGCCCGGCTGCACCAACGTGTGCTACGACAAAGCCTTCCCCATCTCCCACTTCCGCTACTTTGTCCTCCAGATCATCTTTGTTTCCACGCCGACCATCTTCTACTTCGGATACGTCGCTTTGCGGGTCAGGAAGATCAATAAAGACGTGGAGGGCAGCTctgatgaaggtcagagaggagggatggcGAAGGAGACGGACAGTAACTCTGCAACGAAACGCAGCTCAGAGAAGAAACTAGAGGAAgtgaggaaaagcagaaaagctGATAAGGAACTTCCTGAGGCACCTAAGCTGAAAGGCAGACTGCTGTGTGCGTACACCCTCAGCATCCTCTTAAAGGTCCTCCTAGAAGGTGGCTTCATGACAGGCCTGTATTTCCTGTACAACGGCTTCTACATCGCAGCAAAGTTCGAGTGTCAAAGGAACCCTTGTCCCCACACGGTGGACTGCTTCGTCTCGCGGCCCACGGAGAAGACCATCTTTGTGTTATACACTCAGGTCATCTCTGGCGTCTCCCTGCTCCTCAACCTGGTggagctcctccaccttctgcagctAGCCGTCGCTCACCGGCTGGAGAAAAGCCACGGTCACCGCGGCGTCTACCTGCCTCCCGCTGAGCAGGCGACCGTGGAGGCCGCGCGAATCCAAATGGAGGTGTTACAGTCCAGTAAAGCAGGGAGCAACGGCGACCTTCCAACCCGGCATGAGGTCGGGCGTCACACCAATCCCTGCGAGAGTTCCGGGGAACCAGGGATCGAGGTGAACAGGGGACCCGGAGAGCCTGGGGACGACCTCCTCCCTAGTTATGTGACTTGCGTTGAAGCCACGAGGGCTATGCTTTCACCCAGAGTCCATTATAAGAAGAACACAGTCCAGAGTCCGAAAAGCACCAAGGCAGCTCAGAAAGGACATTCAAAACAGAAACATTATGTATGA